The bacterium genome includes the window TCCCCTTCGACGAGCCACGTCCAGAACGGGTTGAGGACCGGCTCGAACAGCAACAGCAGCGACGCCGTCAGCGCCGGCACGTGGACGATGCCGCGCGTCAGGCAGGAGTAGGCGAGGCCGATCTGGAAGACGCCGAGGAAGAGGATCGCGCCCCAGTCCGAGGCGCCGGCGGCGGCGACGCCCGAGGCGAACGGGAGGCAGACGACGACGGCGATCACGTTGCCGGCGACGACGGCGGGAAGCGACGACGCCTGCTCGCCTCCCTTCTTCCCCAGCCAGCGCAGCCCGGCGATCATCAGCGCGTAGGTCAGCCCCGAGGCCGCGGCGAGGACGTTGCCGAGCAGCGGCCGCGGCGCCGTGGCCTGCGGCGCGTCGGCGCCGACGAACATCAGCGCCAGTCCCGCCGCGAGCAGCGCGATCCCCCCGAAGTCGCGGCGGCGCGTCGGCTCGCCGAGCAGCCACGGGCCGAGCAGCAACAGGTAGAGCGGCGCCGACGTCTGGAGGTAGATCGCCGCGGCGGCCGTGGTGAGCTTGTTGGAGAGGACGAAGAGGATCAGCGTCGCTGCGTAGGCGAGGCCGACGAGCGGCGTGCGCCACGTCCAGCGCGCGCGCGCCGCCGGAACGAGCGCGACGAGCGCGAGCGCGGCGACGAGCGAGCGAAAAGCGGCGACGGAGAAGCCGGACAGCGAGCAGAACTTGATCGCCGCGCCGCCGGTCGAGAAGAGGAGCGCCGCGGCGACGATGTTCGCCCGCGCCGAGACGGCCCCCTTCGCGCCGCTCACGCCGCCGCTCCCCGGCGCC containing:
- a CDS encoding DMT family transporter, whose amino-acid sequence is MSGAKGAVSARANIVAAALLFSTGGAAIKFCSLSGFSVAAFRSLVAALALVALVPAARARWTWRTPLVGLAYAATLILFVLSNKLTTAAAAIYLQTSAPLYLLLLGPWLLGEPTRRRDFGGIALLAAGLALMFVGADAPQATAPRPLLGNVLAAASGLTYALMIAGLRWLGKKGGEQASSLPAVVAGNVIAVVVCLPFASGVAAAGASDWGAILFLGVFQIGLAYSCLTRGIVHVPALTASLLLLFEPVLNPFWTWLVEG